One genomic segment of Streptomyces sp. RerS4 includes these proteins:
- a CDS encoding TetR/AcrR family transcriptional regulator: MAMDRDQVLRDAAALLSRKSTATMDEVARAAGIGRATLHRHFAGRDALVRALEDLGIRAFEEAFDNARLDEGTAVEALKRLIAEAEPNAELLAFLVTENQLFEGDQVNEGWARLDARVLALFRRGQSDGDIRIDLSPAWLTEALYGLIGSCAWAVMDGRVAAKDFQYMITELLLGGARRSVE, from the coding sequence ATGGCTATGGATCGTGACCAGGTGCTGCGCGACGCGGCGGCCCTGCTCTCCCGCAAATCGACCGCCACGATGGACGAGGTGGCCCGCGCCGCCGGCATCGGCAGGGCGACCCTCCACCGACACTTCGCCGGGCGCGACGCCCTCGTACGGGCCCTCGAAGACCTCGGCATCCGCGCGTTCGAGGAGGCCTTCGACAACGCCCGCCTCGACGAGGGCACGGCGGTGGAGGCCCTGAAGCGGCTCATCGCGGAGGCGGAGCCGAACGCCGAGCTGCTGGCCTTCCTCGTCACCGAGAACCAGCTCTTCGAGGGCGACCAGGTCAACGAGGGCTGGGCCCGCCTCGACGCCCGCGTCCTCGCGCTCTTCCGGCGCGGCCAGAGCGACGGCGACATCCGGATCGACCTGAGCCCCGCCTGGCTCACCGAGGCCCTCTACGGCCTCATCGGCAGCTGCGCCTGGGCCGTCATGGACGGTCGGGTCGCCGCGAAGGACTTCCAGTACATGATCACCGAGTTGCTGCTCGGTGGCGCACGACGGAGTGTGGAGTGA
- a CDS encoding MFS transporter yields MSRTEQPARRTAAEGTGRGRWAALSVLVLAVLLVAVDATVLGLATPSLSEDLKPSGTQLLWIGDIYSFVIAGLLVSMGSLGDRIGRKKLLLVGATAFGAVSVLNAYATSPELMIVARALLGVAGATLMPSTLALIRNIFHDPRERSLAIGIWGATASAGAAVGPVVGGALLQHFWWGSVFLINLPVMIALVLVGMRLLPESKNPVAGPWDLVSVGLSLVGVIGVVYAIKEVATHGPTPDVWIAAALGAACLYAFVRRQFALTSPLLDMRLFKHRGFSGAVLADLLTVFGLSGLVFFLSQFLQLVQGRDPLEAGLAELPAAVGAVATGLVAGRFARRYSVRVIVAGGLAAIGLALGALTVIHRETGYPLLGAALLVVGLGAGFSFTVTADVILSSVPKEQAGSASAVSETAYELGAALGIALLGSVVTGVYQGFTVPASVPAPVADAAHESLGGAVEAARALDPQTAQTMVGAAQEAFVDGLRLASGVGAAVLLATAVAAWFLLKGQELQEGVEH; encoded by the coding sequence ATGAGCCGAACCGAACAGCCGGCCCGGCGTACCGCCGCGGAGGGGACCGGGCGCGGGCGCTGGGCGGCCCTGTCCGTGCTCGTCCTGGCCGTCCTGCTGGTCGCCGTCGACGCCACCGTACTCGGTCTCGCCACGCCCTCCCTCAGCGAGGACCTCAAGCCGTCCGGCACGCAGTTGCTGTGGATCGGCGACATCTACTCGTTCGTCATCGCCGGCCTGCTCGTCTCCATGGGCTCCCTCGGCGACCGCATAGGCCGCAAGAAGCTCCTGCTCGTCGGCGCCACCGCGTTCGGCGCCGTCTCGGTCCTGAACGCCTACGCCACCAGCCCCGAGTTGATGATCGTCGCCCGCGCCCTGCTCGGCGTGGCCGGCGCCACCCTCATGCCGTCCACCCTCGCGCTGATCCGCAACATCTTCCACGACCCGCGCGAACGCAGCCTCGCCATCGGCATCTGGGGCGCCACCGCCTCGGCCGGCGCGGCCGTCGGACCCGTCGTCGGCGGCGCGCTGCTCCAGCACTTCTGGTGGGGCTCGGTCTTCCTCATCAACCTCCCGGTGATGATCGCCCTGGTCCTCGTCGGCATGCGGCTGCTCCCCGAGTCCAAGAACCCGGTCGCCGGGCCCTGGGACCTCGTCAGCGTCGGCCTGTCCCTCGTCGGCGTCATCGGCGTCGTGTACGCCATCAAGGAGGTCGCCACCCACGGCCCCACCCCGGACGTCTGGATCGCCGCCGCCCTCGGCGCCGCCTGCCTGTACGCCTTCGTACGCCGCCAGTTCGCCCTGACCTCCCCGCTGCTCGACATGCGGCTCTTCAAGCACCGCGGCTTCTCCGGCGCCGTCCTCGCCGACCTCCTGACCGTCTTCGGCCTCTCCGGCCTGGTCTTCTTCCTCTCCCAGTTCCTCCAGCTCGTCCAGGGCCGCGACCCGCTGGAGGCCGGCCTCGCCGAACTGCCCGCCGCCGTCGGCGCGGTGGCCACGGGCCTGGTCGCGGGCCGGTTCGCCCGCAGGTACTCGGTACGCGTCATCGTCGCCGGCGGCCTCGCCGCCATCGGCCTGGCCCTCGGCGCGCTCACCGTGATCCACCGCGAGACCGGCTACCCGCTGCTCGGCGCCGCGCTGCTCGTCGTCGGACTCGGCGCCGGCTTCTCCTTCACCGTCACAGCCGACGTGATCCTCTCCAGCGTCCCCAAGGAACAGGCCGGTTCCGCCTCGGCCGTCTCCGAGACCGCCTACGAACTCGGCGCGGCCCTCGGCATCGCCCTGCTCGGCTCCGTCGTCACCGGCGTCTACCAGGGCTTCACCGTCCCGGCCTCGGTCCCCGCACCCGTCGCCGACGCCGCGCACGAATCGCTCGGCGGCGCCGTGGAAGCCGCCCGCGCCCTGGACCCGCAGACCGCCCAGACCATGGTCGGCGCGGCCCAGGAGGCCTTCGTGGACGGCCTGCGCCTCGCCTCCGGCGTCGGCGCCGCCGTCCTGCTGGCCACGGCGGTGGCCGCCTGGTTCCTGCTCAAGGGGCAGGAACTCCAGGAGGGCGTCGAGCACTGA